In Capsicum annuum cultivar UCD-10X-F1 chromosome 8, UCD10Xv1.1, whole genome shotgun sequence, the genomic window GTGTATAATAGAGCCAATGCTCGTGTGAGGTAAGTAAAGATTCAACTGTGTGAAGGTGTGACAGGTTGACAATAGATTATTTTAAAAGCGGTAAAGGTAGTACTAAAAAAATAGGTCTAATTGCGGGGATTTATTTGTAGGGGTTACTTTAACCCCTGCAAAATTATATTAAATGTGGAGTTAAAAATATTCTACTAAAAATTGTATATTTGTGGGGGGGTTTTAACCCCACTAgccatgcaaaaaaaaaaaaaaatagcgccaaatgaaataatatttcctctcttttaatttttaaccCTAAACATTTCCCTCTCTCATTTTTCCCCAATTAGAGAGAGGGAGGTACTCTCCGTCCATCAATTAGAGAGAGATGCTATTCAAAGAACCACTCTTCATTGGGAAAACACAAGTTGATCAAATCGACAAGGTATCTTTCTGGCAGCTGATGGAGAATTTTACTTGATTTTGTAGGTCATTTACCATGATTTAAAGTCTTCTTTAtgtatttatgtgattttttgtTACCAGATGTTCAGAATTCTTGGCACCCCAAATGAGACAATTTGGGAAGGGTTCTCCGAGCTTCCTGGCGTGAAAGTCAACTTTGTAAAGCACCCGTAAGTATTATCTTTTTTCAAGAATCGCGTAAACATGGGTGGTTCGGGGAAGTGGATTAAATCTTTAATCAGTCTCAAAAAGAATCAATCAAGCGATTCCgtaagttttttattttgtgtttataaTGTTATAGCCTCTTGTAGAAATGCAGGATAAAGCCGAGCACGATAGACCCTTCTGGTTcagtatttttgttttgttaatgTGAATTGTtttatttggggggggggggggggggggttggtgGGAGAAGGAgggggtaaaaaaaaaaaaatggaagctATGGAGGAGTGCATCAGGTGGAATTGCTATGACGATGTCGAAAGGCGTAAAAAGGGGTGGGAATTTGGGAGATTCAGATGGATCTGAATCTTCATTTCTGTCTGACACTGCTTTGGCTGCTGCTATGGCTACTGTGGTCAGAGCTCCGCATAAGGATTTGGTGGTTGTGAAGAAAGAATGGGCTGCTCTTCGAATTCAGACTGCGTTTCAGGGTTTTCTGGTAATTCCAAGTTTTCCGTTTTCTCAATCTTGATGTTTCTACTGTTTTTGTTAGGTAGTTCATCAAGAGTTGCATCTTTGCATCAAGTTTCTGTTTAGACTTTAGATGTATGCATAAAGAGATTTGAATGAATCCGGGCCCAAAGATGTTAactttcttttgttgttgttaaaagTTGTTAGGATCAAATGTTTATCATCAAGTTAAAGCTATAACCCGTGGGCCTTGACATAGGGCAGCAAACACATGACCTTGGTTCTGGTAACACTTGTTAGGATCAAGCGCTTATCATCATGTCAAATGTTATGACTGTTAGCAAGGCCACaacttcttttttattcttaacTAAGCCTACCAATTAAAGTGTCATGTTTGATCGTGACTCTGACCCAAGCCACCATATCCCCCTCTTTGGCCTTGCCGTGGGACGGATGTTGGCGTTACCCAATAGAAGTatgttttgtttgttatacttAGACATAAACACGaaagaaattgaatttctagCATTAAAAAGGGGGGGAAAGAGAGCAGTGTTGACATAATTTACTGAAAATTGAATCAAGAAAAATTGCAGTTCTAGAGAAACAGATCAAGATGAGTGTGTAATTGGGAGGCAATTTTCTGATTGGATGTTTAAGTGATAAAAGCTTACTCCCATTACCAAGACCGAAAAAGAACTGGACCTATAACACATTACAAAGTTAAATTCTtctgattttcttgatcttgtatAAGCTGTGTTGAATCATACAGCCACAGCCAAGGTAGTTGGGGTTGAGGCGTAGTTGTTATAGATATGTTGCCATGTTATGTCCTTGTAATTCCTTTTTTCCCACTTGATCTTTTGCTAATGATTTATAGAGATAATGAGAAATTTTTATTGTAATGATCGAAAGGCAAGGCATGCGTTAAGCGTATTGAAAGCAGTAGTCAGGATACAGGTGAGAAACCAAGCTGCTGTAACCCTTACGTGTATGCAGGCTCTTGTCCGAGTGCAGGCTCTAGTTAGGGCCCGATGCAATCAAACATCAGTTGATGGAGATGCGACGAAGGGTTCTTTCGTTGATAGCCAAGCTGATCCAATTAAGCAAGCTGAGGTCTATTGTTTCTCTAAAACTGTATAGTTTGTCCTGATACATATATCTAAGCTGCTATAGCGAATTTTTTCTGTAGAGAATATGTGTTTCATCCCTTCCACCAAAAACATCACTGTTATTGAGAAGTCTGACTATATTAGGTTGCTTGAAACTGTCTTAACTTTTCGCTTTCTTAGAGAGGATGGTGTGATATCCCTGGCACAGTGGATAAAGTGAGGTCGAAGTTAAAAATGAGACAAGTTGGAGCAATCAAGAGGGAGACAGTCTAATCTTATTTCCTTTACTGCAGGAAGCACTAGGAAAGACTGGAATCATCAATATTTTACAACTTACAACGTGCTCATTTCGATTCTGGACTCCAAGAAAGTAAGACATTTTCACCTAAAATTCTGCTCAGTTGTAGACTGAATGtagttctttttttatatatatatacaacactatgcaacaacaacaaacccagtgtattcccacatagtgaggtctggggagggtaagatgtacgcagtccatacctctacctctaaagaagtagaaaggctgtttccgatagacccccggcatACAACACTGTGCAAAAAACTACAAAATTAGTGTAGGTAATTTAACTGATGCTACTTGACAGTTAGTGTTCCTAGTGTTAGTGGTCAAACGTGTCATTTACCTAGCAGAAGTCGGGTTTGAAAGTAATCTTGATCTGTTTGTATGCAAAGAATCATCCCGATAATCTCCGCCAAAATGAGAAGCGGCAAAGCCAGCAGGCCAAAGCTTTATTGCTACAAAATAAAGTGATACTGAATAAATGTAAATATGTAATAGACACTAATAGTTCAAACAAGAATCTTCAGCACAACATAAGTGGCTTTAGAACCTTAATTGAGACGAAAAACTTCTCTTCTACGACTGCAAATTTTTAGTGTGCTGGTTTGCTGCTGTTGCTCTTTCATCTGTTCACTTCTTTAAATATAGAGTCGCTTACGAAATATTTTGCATACACCATTGCAGGGAAGATTTAGTTACTTTCACGGCTGGATGAATATCTATAGCTGTAAAGCCTTTGCGTAAATTCACCTTTTGTCCTCTCTCTGCATTTGCTTTCGTTGATCTTATACATTTCATGGGTTGCCAACAGGATTTAAGCCCCCCAGACTGCTAAGGAAACACTTAATCTGAGAGCAAGTCCTTAAACTTGAGACTAGGCGACTTGCACAGCTGGACAGCTGGATAGTTTCAGGAAACCCTTCCTGCGTCAAGCCAGATACAGCATTTACTAACTTTAATAAGCCCAGACTCACCAATAAATCAACTTTTTCCCCTGTGCATTCATCTACACCTTCTGAAAAGAAGAGTCACTAGTCAAGTAAAGATACAAGCAGCTGAATGCTCTATTGATTCAATAGATTAATTGTTTTCCTGTAGGAGAAAGTAACACATGATATGCACGAAATAATATCGGGCAAGGGAGAGGGTGTCAACTTTTTCCACTTCTAACTTCATAGGACATGTACTGTAATTGAATCTTGTTTATGGTATTCTTGGATATGCGGATTTCCAAAATGGTGTTAAAGCATGATGTTCATATAACTTGTTGTTCATAATAAGGATTGAAAGTTTATCGATTGATTcttatactttgcatttttatgtagccaagtgatgaGGCTAGTGGACCCATTTCGCCCATGAATGCAAGGAGATCATGTGATAATAATGATCCTAATGACATTTTTTGATTTCGTTGCATTTGTCTTcgatattcaattatgatgatgCAATTGTGTTGGAGTGAATCTTaaaatattgaaggttttgtatttaaatttgattttgtagtttgaGGATACTAGTTAATGctgaaaatttggagtttgaagatgttaatgttgaaaatttaattttgaagtttaatgtttaatgtattttttatatgctttttaattacaatatttaattacTCTGTTGTATTAATGAgtcgggggtctttcggaaacaacctttctacttcatcagaggtagaggtatggactgcgtacatcttacccccagaccccactaggtgggaatacactgggtctgttgttgttgttgttgttgtattaatgatatatgaatagAACAAATAGTGAATTGTAGGTTATGcctaaagaaataattaaatttgaggtaaaattataatctataattagttattgaaaattgatgggttccactatttttttaaaaaaataaaataactgtgGAGGTTTTAAACCCCGcaagttttaattaaaatttattataaaaagaattaaatttagaataatgGGATCAATAACCGCCGCAAATTAATTACGGGGGTTGTAATTGCCGCAAAATAACCCccgcaaattaattatgggggtCGAAAAAAAATTGCCGCAACTCATTTGTGACGGCTCGTTTTTCGGGGGTTTTGAGAACCCCCGCAATTATATTTTGTGGGGGGTTTTAAATCCCTGCAAACCGCAAAATTAACCCTCGTAATTTGACTTCTTTTTTGTAGTGTAGGTCGAAAAAGTATTGGAGAGAGGTTATTAGATAGGATATGACACAACttcaacttactgaggacatgaccatagataagaagttatggaggGCATAGATTAGAGTAGAGATTTAGTTAGATAACTGAGTGTTGAGTCACTCGTTCTTCTTTATTATTAGTCATACTATGAATCAtatttctcttaatagttcaatTCTTGTCTTTGAGTTTGGTCATTAGTTGTGACTTTTAAACTTTGATTATTGTAGTATCGTATTATGACTACTATTTAGGATGATTTATTTGTCTATAGTACCTTGTCATGACTGTCTTCAAATCTgttatttctttctctatactACTTTAACAAGATTTTTGTTTGAGCCGAGgatctatcgaaaatagtctTTCTACCTTTAAGATAGTGATACGGTATACACTATACCCTCTTCAGATCCTACTTTATGAAATTACACTTTGTATGTTgtcattgttattgttgtttgtatattttatcatatttgtataTCAAAACATATATTATCATTACTTTTATTGTATGCGCTTGATAAACGTGCAACACACGtactctctatatatatacacattagaAATTAACTGAATAGTTTAAAGAGCTCAAAATTCACCTTGAAATTTGAAGTTCAAAACTCAAAACCCCCGACGAACCTTTCTCCACGATTAGTGGCATCCCTTGCGgcattaaaattacaaaattgactCAATAATTTAGACAGCTCAAAATTCACCTccaagttgaaatctgaaaattcccaATGCAACCTTTCTCCAAAATTTAGTGACATCCTTTAAACATAAAACTAGAAATTAAATTGACGCAATAATTTAGacaattcaaaattcatctccaaattcaaatctCAGAATCCGCCAGACAACCTTTCTTCGCAATTAAGTAGCACATCTTATTTCTTCAACAACAACTATTCACCTCACAAggaaagaagaaaacaataagaattaaaatagaaaatgtGAAGAAGCTCTGCGCCTGTTCTGTGCCAGTGAGGCGGCGGCCTGTGCAATATGCACCGCACGCGGACATAAAAGACTTGGCCATGACTCTTGATAGAGGGAGTTGGctatagtttttattttaatttttcatttggtGTTCGGTGTCTGTATTGGAGTCTCGATTAATTTAAATTGTGTGTTGCAGGACCCATTAAGGtgacagcgctcccaacagagttttcttcatacccaggatcgaaccctcgacctctgattaagggtgaatCAGCTTCATTCACGgtaccacaacccatgttggtagaAGTCGGCTGTAGTTGATACACGTCCTTCCTATAAATCCCACATACTCCttgaaataaattaatcaattttcaattctGAGGGAAGTCGGTTAAAAACTGTTGGCTATAAAACGAGGCCATTCGTCATTGGCGCCAACAGAAAGATATCATTACAGCAACGCAATCTTTGTAAGACCATTATAACTCGGAGTTTCCTATGATTTGTAAAAGGAATAAATTATATAACAGAACTATTCTTTCTATTTCTCGTTATgtcacatttttatttattcatttgtccAGAAAACCCAATATCTTCTTACATTTACATTTAATTTAACttgtaagttttaaatttttattcttataaCATGGTTTTATGGCCCTAAGAATGTTGGGAACCTTATAGAATTTAAATCACATATTTTAAAcgaatttcattttcttaacgacttttattttcttaagatcTTTGCTCAACTAACTTAACAACAtgcaatacaacaataacatattcagtcGAATCCCACAATGTGAGGTTTAGAAAGGATAGAGTGTTCGGAAACCTTACCATTACCTCTTATATTAGAGAATCCTTCACAGAAATaagctattttttaaattaattcaccaaaataatatgtttttaaaattttttataaaactagTATAAACGTGGTTCCCAATAACGTTTATGTTTTAAGAAAACTTAACGGCTCAAACAGAATTGTTGTTAGACGTTAGAATAGAAAACATTACTCACGGTAATGTTTTCACATAAAACGTTACTGTCAGTAACGTTTTAGACTTAAGACGTTACCATCAGTAACGTTTCATAGGAATTTTTGTACAAATGTGACATTTAATACGTTATTAATAATAACGTTTTAGCTGTAAAACGTTACTCCGAATAACGATTCTATCAAATCAACTCCCATCAACTTTTTTGATCGAAGTTTcaccttaaaatcataatcttcagTCATATTTTCAAATACAAACGTTACTGTGAGTAACGTTTCTAGCGAATCAAGTCACAGACATGCAAAAGATGGAGTGTTGACAACAAATCTTTCAAAGACTTTCAACGGCCTTCTAAAGAAAGCTCGAGGCTTGCCTGTCACTGTCATGGTGAGACTTTCATTGGAGCAAACAGTTGAACGGTATACCCGTAGATCTCAAACAACGCACCAACTTATAGAGCAAAAGAACTATAGACAAGCACATTCAAAGTAAAGTAGGAGAAGAACTATGAAAGTTCAAAAAGGCACCGATGTCCAACTCGTAATCAAACTTAAGTGGATACTCTTAAAATTCCTAACCCATTTAAAGTCTAATGAATTCTGTTTTGTGGATTATTTCTAAGTCTAAtaattgtttcatgaatgaattgAGTAGAAATCTTTTACCAACATTCCAGCTAGCATTTGTAGCATTAGTACTTAAGACATAAGAGTTGTTGGTGTTTTATGTGAAGTGATTTCCGATATAGCTTGCAATTCTTTTCTATCTTTCAAATGTCATCTGTGAGTATGGTGTGTCATCTTATAAAAGTCCTTGGAGGGCAAAAGTTGAATACAAAAATTTCTAGTTATGAGACTTATTAACGGAAAGAACTTCATTCTGTGCAGAAACTTTGTTGAAACAAATTTATAAACTAGAGCTCACTCGAGATCTCAACAACTTTAGATTGATATCATGTAGCTGAATTCTTAAAAATTTTGCCCGGTTAcctttttcatgatttttccaGTACTCGGGTAAATAGTGGACTCACATTAAGCTGATAAATGATAATAGACATAGGAAAACATAGACCATGATAAAGATTGGCAAATATGTCGATACCAAGTTTTTTCCCATAAAAGTACACACACGATTGAAAAGAGTCAGCATTGGCAAAATTTCCAATGAAACATGTGATGCAAAATTCATTGTTTACAGTTATGGCCCTCTAGAAGTTGGGAAGTTGTTCCTAACGCTATGCTATATTCATGACATAAGCCACAAAATAAATAAGCTTCTTGTTTCTTAGGGGAATGTGGACCAGCTACAATTCAAGAAACTGGGAAAGAGCCATTGAACCAGTGCTCAGGCAAGCCTTCATCTGAAATCAGAGGTATCGGGTATTTCAAGACTACGACTTCCAAAATGCCATCTGATCTAAACTGTTGGGAATATAATCTAGGATCAACTGTTCCTAGCGAAATACCCACTTTATAAAATAGACAATAGTAACAACAACACAAAATAGACAACAGAGAAATTCATTTAAAAGTACTCACTCTTGTGCCTTACTCCAGGCAGTGCAACACGAATGTATTGAAGTTCTCACACACTTCCTAGAATTGaaatttgagattaaaaaaagAGATCGAAGACTAATCCTTCCCATCCACTTGTTTTCCCTAACTAAAAATTTGTATCCAATTAGTTCTAATGTACATAAATCCATATATTTATCAATAACCCCAGCcaattcaacttttattattattacatttaaccctaatttttaaaatttttacacaAAGCCCTCATAATGTTTAAAAGTTGTAAGTGTTCAGTCACTGATGCAATcaatcatgatttttttttcataattactgATTGAACAGTGATTCAATATTAGTTCAAATTTGCTAATGTACATAAAGCCATATATTTATCAGTTATGCAAATAGGAATATACTCTCCTAGATAATAGTAATACAGCTTCGCAGGTTCAACTTAAGACACAAAATTTGACACTTAAACCACTGCCATCTACTTGTAGCTATTGGAAAAGAACCTAAACATTGAAGTCATTGTGAACAACTTAAGCATAATCCATCACCCATCTTGGATCAAATTAATGATCACACAATGAAAAGGGAacaagatcaacaacaacaataacaacattcccaatgaaatcccacaagtgaggtctagGGAGGTAGAGAGTATGCAGGTCTTGAATATTTTACACAATGCAGCCATAGACCCTCTTCATTTCCCTTATACCTGCCATAGATATCAAAGATCAAGGCAATTTATTCGTCATCTATTCTTTCTTCTCATATAAATTTGGGAAAAAGATATTTAATACTAAAAGGATAGTGGTGCCTGATCTTGATATTTTGCTGTTTCCAGTGTTTAGGTAGATTTATGACAAAGAAGAGCATAAAGGGCCAAAAGGAAGCAGTGGAAGGGAAAGAGGAATACTCATGAAAGATAGGAAGATATGATACTACTTTTGGCAGGACTTTCTTTGTAAAGTTATGAAAACATCTTGTGGCTAATGAAGATTCTGTAGTTTACGACAAAGTATTTATTCATCAACAAAATATCCCTATATATCTTTGGTTTGAACACTAAAAAGATTAATTGATGATGCGTTACTTACTGTACAAGATGTACTAGCATCACTGCCTTATCTTAATGTTACTATCTAGACAATCTTATAAGGgtattagaaaagaaaaaattcaattgTCATACCTATAATTTAAACTTGCAACTTATACTACAAGCTTTTTCAATTCAAGATCATTCAGCAACACAAGTTTTTATTCTATTCTTACAGTGAAAGTTGTTAATGGAGTTCAATACTTCAATTGAATCAGCTTTCATAAAATATGGCTCAGGTCGGCCCTGTGTGCACTAAAAAATGACAAATCCTTGCTAGTATATGTGGTTATAGCCCTATATACCAAACCTATGCAATCCACAAACCATtgcaaaaactaaaatattgagcTATGATTAGCTTTATTACTGGTTATTGGTGATATCTGAATATCCACTAAAAATTGAACCACGCCAAACTATTTCTTATTCTTCATTTTTGCTAGTACATATTGcttcatttgtttttttatctAGTCATTTTGTTGTCGTCATTTACTTTTCAATCCCTCTTTATTTACTCTTTCTTAGAactgagggtctatcgaaaataatccTTTTACTCCGCAAAGGTAGAAATAAGGTCTGCGTACATTCTATCTTACCTAGACCCCACCACAGAATTACAAGGATTTATTTTCGTTATTTGCTTTTCAATCCCGCTTTATTTACACTTTTTTAGAAGCCACCAACTACCCAACAAATTTCATAGCACCTACTATACCTGTCAAATGATCCAGTACTGAGATCTGTATAAAAAGCCTAGAAGTTCACCTTGGACTTCGTGTACCACCATCTACAGTTTCCCTAGGACTCAAATTCATGCTATATTGAACTTCAAGTCCTCTTAGCCTGAGAATAATTAGTTTAATAGCGCCCGCAAAGTCTAACATCCATGATTCTCTTGAATATAGATGAATGGGTTCCAATTCCTCACCATATGTGAGTGTAGTAGTTTAATGGAACAAAATTTCACAGAAATCATAATTTAGAACATAGTTgactaaaatttgagaaatacaaAAGTTTAAAATAGAGAGTCAAGTTGAGTCtaaaaaaatagagtaaattCGTACCAAAAATACCCTTTCTATGACGTTGAGCCTAGGGTTCCGCAATTTGAAGCACAGCCGAACGAACAATTACTTAGATGCATGGAGTAGCCAGAGGCGTCGAAAGAGACGAGATGGAGTAGCCAGAGGCGTCGAAAATGAtgacaacaattttttttcttctctgaATTAGAGCACTCTCTACCAAGTGAAAGAGAGggaattttcttttcaattaggGCACTGGTTGCAAGTATTAGGCATGATAGTTTTATTTGTTGGAAAATGTTAATAACAGTAACGAATTAGTTATAATACGTTACTGTAAGTAACGTTTTATCATCCGTTAAAAATCAAACACCGTCAGTTTTTGcttttacattttttaataaaataataaggtaataCGTTACTGGAAAATACGTTTATACTAgttttgtaaaaattttaaaaaatatattattttggtgaattgattcaaaaaataacttatttcGGTCAAAAATTCTATATTAGAGGAAGAAAGGTTGTTTTGGAAAATCCTCAGTTCAAGTAAAATGGATCaaagtaattattaaaaaaatgatagtgCAAAAAATATTACAATCTATAGTGAAGCTGCATGGAACATATACACAAGCGATTGTAATATCAATGACAAGGTGCAATCGGGATGAATTTTGAGTCGGTGAGATGCGGCGACCTGGTAGTGTCGACAGACAGAAAGTCTACCTACGATCTCCACAAAGTCGACATGTGCCTCCCACGAAACCTGGTAGTCTCTAACATGATTTTTGATACAATGGAAAATATGTTCAATTTGATCGACTCTTCGACTACAGAAAGGATTGTCCTAATATTTTTTCCAAGATTCAATCCAATTTTATAGTTCTCCTTTTCTTGACATCATGATCTTTGTATTCTGTTTCCTTGATTCCTCCCTAGCTATATATCTTATTGCACTTCTCCTTTGCTTAAAGAAACTGTATACTCaccaatattttctttcttcatttttcgCGATCTGTCTACTGATGTATTTGGTCACGTTGTGATCCCCAATTCACCTACCACCATCCCAACCCAACAATATAAACCTGTCGTAAGTGTTGTGCCGATAAAATAATCACAGCTGTTTTATTGTTACCTATAATTGTCAATTAATTGTTTAGTAGGTTAGCTCTACGCAAACATGCATGAGTGCATTAATGTCTCGGATGATCACTTGGTTAATAATTAttatctcaaaaaattatttttttattgaagaaaaattgaatatAATTAGAAAGAAAATGTGACTTTTGAGATACTAGCTATTACACTAATGGCAGTAGAAATAACATTCATTACTATTAGTTCTAAACTAATCCTGAAAAGGTATAGGAAAATCAAGGTAACTTTTTTACGTTGTCAAAATAGAAAAAGTGTTAATAACAATAAGTAGGatgagataaaatattatttaaaaaatgaaatatggaCGTTGTGTGTATCTTTTATGATAAACGGAAATCGTCCGTTCTATATCCAACGGTACGGCATATACTAATAATGTAGTCAAGAGGAAGAAACACTAATCTTATTCCCTTTATTAATTGTGTGCTACTCAAGttccttatttaattttgatcaaaagataatgatatatattatattttgaaaatatttaattttaaactatttattttattcttagggGATATTCCACTTTAAATTTCTCGTTTTTACTCTTAAAGAAATGCTTTTAtttgatcatgaaaatcatatgtttaaaaccatatatttaaaaattctttattttctttgttgagTTTCATGTCACATAAGAGGAGGTTTAATTTTCCTAATTAAACGCACAGTGACGACAAATATGACTAAGTAATTAATTAATGGCTCAATAGAGAATGTGCAAGCAACAAAACGAAACACGAGCGAAGAAAAAGCTAGCACCAACAATAATATATTCTAATGGACCCCTTTCTTCTTTTTGCATGACAAATACAATTTAACAAGAAGCAAATGACTTACATATAATATGCCCATGTATTCATTATGTTCTGTTCCGTCAAGCTCGACGTCCATGAAGAGGGGAACAAGCATATAATTATGAAGTTGAATTATTGTTTGGTCATTGCTGTTGTATTTGCCAATAGATTAGGTGGAAACACAGGTGAAACGTGGCAGAAAATTCTCTGCACGTTTAAGGCTTTGCAATTtacaaaatgagaagaaaagaaaattatggCGTTACGATCTTCCAAAGATGTAGGAACAAACATGACATACAAAAAGACCCTTTCTCTGTCCACGTGGAACAAAGACCTGCCAAAAACCAAcattaaataaagagaaaagtcataattttattttgaaattgtcCATCGAATTTACTTTAGcatttaaactaatttttttattgacttatcctattaatatctttaaagtgtattaaaatACCTCCTTAATAGCTCGCATATAAATACTCATTGTTGGACGCGTTAAAACCCAGTTTTTATCTattacattttttaataaatgaaaaatattcgTTTTATACCCCTAACAGTCATATCCATTTTCCTCTTTAAAGAACCATGAATCTATTAAAGTTATCCGCACCCtttacaattggtatcagagctgagTATACaagaagtagtatatatttagagttatttgattaatttattagatttagatattcaccaaaatattaattatttagatgaataacgtacaaaaattacaaaaatataaagaattaaaacaaataatatctgaaaaacgtaaagaattaaaaataaggatagaaagactacagtataacataattgctggagttagtaaaaattcaataaatgcacaaaatgaagaaatatcaaatttagaatcaacaatagatagtctagaatatacataccaacatgatctattaacaattaaataaaaatgaacaaataataatttataatagacgaaaaaatatatgaaaatcataaaggattaaaaataaaattattattttctaatctaggaagaaggtataagaaaataggtgaacatttatattaaatgttagaaaaagaagaattaaaattagaagataagttggcagccatgataaaaatagaaagagaaaacgaaaagatagataaaaaaaagaaaatagataaaataaaacaacaaactacaaaagaaatacgaaaaaaaaaagaaactaaaaatagtaggattgctgaattagaaaaagaaatacaaatgctaaaagatttgtatgaaaaaagacagaaagaaaaagaagaaaaagataaagaacaaaaattattaattgagataaatcaatttaaagaaaaattagaaggagaaaaataaagaattacaaactagtgaattagaaataaatacaatagatgct contains:
- the LOC107846770 gene encoding protein IQ-DOMAIN 8 isoform X5, which codes for MTMSKGVKRGGNLGDSDGSESSFLSDTALAAAMATVVRAPHKDLVVVKKEWAALRIQTAFQGFLARHALSVLKAVVRIQVRNQAAVTLTCMQALVRVQALVRARCNQTSVDGDATKGSFVDSQADPIKQAEEALGKTGIINILQLTTCSFRFWTPRKI
- the LOC107846770 gene encoding protein IQ-DOMAIN 8 isoform X10; the encoded protein is MTMSKGVKRGGNLGDSDGSESSFLSDTALAAAMATVVRAPHKDLVVVKKEWAALRIQTAFQGFLALVRVQALVRARCNQTSVDGDATKGSFVDSQADPIKQAEEALGKTGIINILQLTTCSFRFWTPRKI
- the LOC107846770 gene encoding protein IQ-DOMAIN 8 isoform X9, with the protein product MTMSKGVKRGGNLGDSDGSESSFLSDTALAAAMATVVRAPHKDLVVVKKEWAALRIQTAFQGFLALVRVQALVRARCNQTSVDGDATKGSFVDSQADPIKQAEEALGKTGIINILQLTTCSFRFWTPRKTH
- the LOC107846770 gene encoding protein IQ-DOMAIN 8 isoform X7; the encoded protein is MTMSKGVKRGGNLGDSDGSESSFLSDTALAAAMATVVRAPHKDLVVVKKEWAALRIQTAFQGFLALVRVQALVRARCNQTSVDGDATKGSFVDSQADPIKQAEEALGKTGIINILQLTTCSFRFWTPRNQVMRLVDPFRP
- the LOC107846770 gene encoding protein IQ-DOMAIN 8 isoform X4; translation: MTMSKGVKRGGNLGDSDGSESSFLSDTALAAAMATVVRAPHKDLVVVKKEWAALRIQTAFQGFLARHALSVLKAVVRIQVRNQAAVTLTCMQALVRVQALVRARCNQTSVDGDATKGSFVDSQADPIKQAEEALGKTGIINILQLTTCSFRFWTPRKTH
- the LOC107846770 gene encoding protein IQ-DOMAIN 8 isoform X8, with translation MTMSKGVKRGGNLGDSDGSESSFLSDTALAAAMATVVRAPHKDLVVVKKEWAALRIQTAFQGFLALVRVQALVRARCNQTSVDGDATKGSFVDSQADPIKQAEEALGKTGIINILQLTTCSFRFWTPRKEDLVTFTAG
- the LOC107846770 gene encoding protein IQ-DOMAIN 8 isoform X6 → MTMSKGVKRGGNLGDSDGSESSFLSDTALAAAMATVVRAPHKDLVVVKKEWAALRIQTAFQGFLALVRVQALVRARCNQTSVDGDATKGSFVDSQADPIKQAEEALGKTGIINILQLTTCSFRFWTPRNVGRKSIGERLLDRI
- the LOC107846770 gene encoding protein IQ-DOMAIN 8 isoform X1, whose product is MTMSKGVKRGGNLGDSDGSESSFLSDTALAAAMATVVRAPHKDLVVVKKEWAALRIQTAFQGFLARHALSVLKAVVRIQVRNQAAVTLTCMQALVRVQALVRARCNQTSVDGDATKGSFVDSQADPIKQAEEALGKTGIINILQLTTCSFRFWTPRNVGRKSIGERLLDRI
- the LOC107846770 gene encoding protein IQ-DOMAIN 8 isoform X2, producing MTMSKGVKRGGNLGDSDGSESSFLSDTALAAAMATVVRAPHKDLVVVKKEWAALRIQTAFQGFLARHALSVLKAVVRIQVRNQAAVTLTCMQALVRVQALVRARCNQTSVDGDATKGSFVDSQADPIKQAEEALGKTGIINILQLTTCSFRFWTPRNQVMRLVDPFRP
- the LOC107846770 gene encoding protein IQ-DOMAIN 8 isoform X3; translation: MTMSKGVKRGGNLGDSDGSESSFLSDTALAAAMATVVRAPHKDLVVVKKEWAALRIQTAFQGFLARHALSVLKAVVRIQVRNQAAVTLTCMQALVRVQALVRARCNQTSVDGDATKGSFVDSQADPIKQAEEALGKTGIINILQLTTCSFRFWTPRKEDLVTFTAG